From a region of the Hymenobacter jejuensis genome:
- the ubiE gene encoding bifunctional demethylmenaquinone methyltransferase/2-methoxy-6-polyprenyl-1,4-benzoquinol methylase UbiE, translating into MSIVPYKDDAAGKKSQVAQMFNSIAGKYDFLNHFLSVGTDIYWRRKAVGELKAMRPARILDIATGTADFAIETLKAASADAHITGVDISEGMLDVGRRKLAEKGLTHRIQLELGDSENLPFPDNHFDAVTASFGVRNFENLQQGLAEMRRVLRPGGKLVILEFSKPTAFPLKQAYNFYFRRILPVFGKLISKDRAAYTYLPESVQAFPDGPAFLAILAQVGFKTPAWQPLTFGISSIYTALK; encoded by the coding sequence ATGTCCATTGTTCCCTACAAAGACGATGCTGCCGGCAAGAAGTCGCAGGTAGCCCAGATGTTTAACAGCATCGCTGGCAAGTATGACTTCCTTAATCACTTTCTCAGTGTCGGAACCGATATCTACTGGCGCCGCAAGGCGGTAGGCGAGCTGAAGGCCATGAGGCCGGCCCGCATTCTGGATATTGCTACTGGCACAGCTGATTTTGCCATCGAAACCCTGAAAGCCGCCTCCGCCGATGCTCACATCACAGGCGTGGATATTTCGGAAGGCATGCTGGACGTAGGCCGGCGCAAGCTTGCCGAAAAAGGGCTGACGCATCGCATTCAACTTGAGCTCGGCGATTCGGAAAATCTGCCTTTCCCCGACAATCACTTTGACGCGGTAACAGCCTCGTTTGGAGTGCGTAATTTCGAAAACCTGCAACAGGGACTCGCCGAAATGCGGCGGGTGCTGCGGCCCGGCGGCAAGCTTGTGATCTTGGAATTTTCAAAACCTACGGCTTTTCCGCTCAAGCAGGCATACAATTTTTACTTTCGGCGTATACTGCCCGTATTCGGTAAACTCATTTCAAAAGATCGCGCTGCCTACACCTACCTGCCAGAGTCGGTGCAGGCATTTCCGGATGGTCCCGCTTTTTTGGCTATCCTTGCGCAAGTCGGTTTCAAAACTCCTGCATGGCAACCTCTCACGTTCGGTATCAGCTCCATCTACACGGCCCTAAAATAG
- a CDS encoding OmpA family protein encodes MDNLVRRLLKASCTFALAAAVAQPTLAQSTRKQLKTANKFFDQENYRASIPYYEQVLAKEPNNAQALFRAGISYMSFDKEKASDYIYKAQRLKPKVSKDVEYWLGRVDHLNYNFDEAIAHYQAYNATLKKKKDTRKAELAQLIQHSKNAKVQFNSPKDIFVKNLGPTINTQYSEHSPVISADDKLLLFTSRGENVTGAGNANGKKGGNLATDGEYYEDIFEAKRIDDENWEKPRSLSGVLNGKGHDASIQVFDNDTKMLMYRQDENGDIFYSEKAGGDWTEPKKLNNNINSKSFESDAYITPDGLTIYFSTGKYSEDGTLDLYYATRQPGGDWGEAKSLGGAINTKYDDDSPYLSKDGKTLYFSSRGHNTMGGYDIFKSEYDSVGRKWGQAENMGYPINTPDDDTYYRLSPDGSYAYLSSYRIGGYGEKDIYTINYIKNAIIRGKVFSARDSSSVIPGVELVFSGTQADKTALSYRDITKPDSGNYQVSVLSGRTYQVAVSKDGKNIETQEFTVPVITDDSTVITKNFYVPYVDTTSQYAFQKIYFDTDKYKLRPESIAELNNISSILKANPGINISIEGHCDSRNTDEYNMVLGENRANAAYNYLKKNGVAETRMVTVSYGERRPAAPNDSPENMQLNRRVEFRVILKEGETMPQINSGTGTGSGTSTTSTALGTSSPASTPRTTVPLAPGKTKVKAADGTKVKTKVDEDSDKVKVKTKGAAGEESKTKTKEGEIDSKAKDATGEKTKVKTGNQ; translated from the coding sequence ATGGACAACTTAGTCAGAAGGTTATTGAAAGCCTCTTGTACCTTCGCGCTTGCCGCGGCCGTGGCTCAGCCTACTTTGGCCCAGAGCACGCGCAAGCAACTGAAGACCGCAAATAAGTTCTTCGATCAAGAGAACTACCGGGCCTCCATCCCTTACTACGAGCAGGTATTGGCAAAGGAGCCAAACAACGCACAAGCGCTGTTTCGGGCGGGCATTTCTTACATGTCATTCGACAAGGAGAAGGCCAGTGATTACATCTACAAAGCCCAGCGCCTCAAGCCGAAAGTTTCGAAAGACGTAGAGTATTGGTTGGGCCGCGTTGATCATCTCAACTACAACTTCGACGAGGCCATTGCGCATTATCAAGCTTATAATGCTACGCTGAAGAAGAAGAAAGATACCCGAAAGGCAGAACTCGCTCAACTGATTCAACACAGTAAAAATGCGAAGGTTCAATTCAATAGCCCCAAGGACATCTTTGTAAAAAACCTGGGCCCAACGATTAACACGCAGTATTCGGAGCACAGTCCCGTTATCTCGGCCGACGACAAGCTCCTGTTGTTTACATCGCGTGGTGAAAACGTAACGGGTGCCGGCAACGCCAACGGCAAAAAAGGCGGTAACCTAGCCACCGACGGCGAGTATTACGAAGACATTTTCGAAGCTAAGCGCATCGACGACGAGAACTGGGAGAAGCCTCGCTCGCTGAGTGGCGTGCTGAACGGCAAAGGGCACGATGCCTCGATCCAAGTTTTCGACAACGACACAAAAATGCTGATGTATCGCCAGGATGAGAACGGCGATATCTTCTACTCGGAGAAAGCCGGTGGCGACTGGACTGAGCCTAAAAAGTTGAATAATAATATCAACTCAAAGAGCTTTGAATCAGATGCTTATATAACGCCGGATGGCCTAACGATTTACTTTTCAACCGGTAAGTACTCGGAAGATGGTACGCTCGACCTGTACTACGCCACGCGCCAACCCGGTGGCGATTGGGGCGAAGCCAAATCGTTGGGCGGAGCCATCAACACGAAGTACGACGACGACAGCCCGTACTTGAGCAAAGACGGCAAAACCCTCTATTTCAGCTCGCGTGGTCACAACACGATGGGTGGCTACGACATATTCAAATCGGAGTATGATTCGGTAGGCCGCAAATGGGGGCAAGCCGAAAACATGGGCTACCCCATCAACACACCCGACGATGATACTTATTATCGCTTGAGCCCAGATGGTAGCTATGCTTACCTATCTAGCTATCGCATTGGTGGTTATGGTGAAAAAGATATTTACACCATCAACTATATCAAGAACGCCATCATTCGTGGTAAGGTGTTCTCGGCCCGCGATAGCTCTTCGGTAATTCCGGGAGTAGAGTTGGTGTTCAGCGGTACCCAAGCCGACAAAACGGCCCTGAGCTATCGCGACATTACAAAGCCTGATTCGGGAAACTACCAGGTAAGCGTACTTTCGGGTCGTACCTATCAGGTGGCCGTTTCGAAAGACGGGAAGAATATTGAAACCCAAGAGTTTACCGTGCCGGTAATTACCGACGATTCGACGGTGATCACGAAGAACTTCTACGTACCGTATGTAGACACGACTTCGCAATACGCTTTCCAGAAGATCTACTTCGATACCGACAAGTATAAACTACGACCGGAGTCGATCGCAGAGCTGAATAACATCAGCAGCATTCTTAAAGCCAATCCGGGCATCAACATCTCTATCGAAGGCCATTGCGACTCGCGTAATACTGACGAGTACAACATGGTACTGGGCGAGAACCGCGCAAATGCCGCCTACAACTACCTGAAGAAAAACGGAGTAGCTGAAACGCGCATGGTGACGGTAAGCTATGGTGAGCGTCGTCCGGCCGCCCCGAACGATTCGCCGGAGAACATGCAGCTCAACCGCCGCGTTGAGTTCCGCGTGATTCTGAAAGAAGGGGAAACGATGCCGCAAATCAACAGCGGAACGGGTACTGGTTCGGGGACTTCTACCACGAGCACTGCTCTAGGTACTTCTTCGCCAGCGAGCACGCCACGCACCACGGTACCGCTCGCACCGGGCAAAACCAAAGTAAAGGCTGCCGACGGTACCAAGGTGAAAACCAAGGTTGACGAAGATTCGGATAAAGTAAAAGTGAAAACCAAAGGTGCCGCAGGCGAAGAGTCTAAGACCAAAACCAAAGAAGGTGAGATCGACTCGAAAGCCAAAGACGCTACAGGCGAAAAAACTAAAGTGAAGACAGGCAACCAATAA
- the yihA gene encoding ribosome biogenesis GTP-binding protein YihA/YsxC, producing MTIREAKFLTSNTRVDQCPAPTLPEYAFIGRSNVGKSSLINMLTGQKGLAKTSSLPGKTQLINHFLINNEWYLVDLPGYGYAKVSKESRAQWAKMINYYMSKRENLSCVFVLIDSRHEPLAPDLEFMEKLGSEGVPFVIVFTKTDKLSGSRTQQNIVSYAAKLQETWDEIPRYFITSAETKLGREELLGFIDEINQQLVQAPANA from the coding sequence ATGACCATCCGCGAAGCAAAATTTCTTACCAGCAACACGCGCGTTGACCAATGCCCTGCGCCAACCCTGCCCGAATACGCCTTTATCGGTCGCTCCAATGTGGGCAAGTCTTCACTTATCAATATGCTCACCGGTCAAAAAGGGTTGGCCAAAACTTCTTCCTTGCCAGGTAAGACGCAGCTTATCAACCATTTTCTTATTAATAACGAATGGTATTTGGTCGATTTGCCGGGGTATGGATATGCCAAAGTCAGCAAAGAATCGCGGGCGCAATGGGCTAAAATGATTAACTATTATATGAGCAAGCGGGAAAACCTGTCTTGCGTATTTGTATTAATTGATTCGCGTCACGAACCCTTGGCTCCCGATTTAGAATTTATGGAAAAGCTAGGATCCGAGGGGGTACCTTTTGTGATTGTTTTCACCAAAACCGATAAATTATCAGGTTCGCGCACTCAGCAAAATATAGTCAGCTACGCTGCGAAGCTGCAAGAAACTTGGGATGAAATTCCCCGCTATTTTATTACGTCGGCGGAGACCAAACTTGGGCGCGAAGAGCTTCTGGGCTTCATCGACGAGATCAATCAACAATTGGTGCAGGCCCCTGCGAATGCGTAG
- a CDS encoding energy transducer TonB: MKKIALLLSLGLLAASAPAFAQKAKAKPQTETPTTDPAAPAPAAPQTAQAGVGKAIPVAEYYEGGQEAMYAFIENELKYPILAKRNRIQGTCIVSFTLNTDGTMSGIKLVKNIGGGCGEEALRVVRLLKFKKPDYAILTSLPVPFKL, encoded by the coding sequence ATGAAAAAAATTGCCTTGTTGCTTTCCCTCGGTTTGTTGGCTGCTTCGGCACCCGCTTTCGCCCAGAAAGCAAAAGCGAAGCCTCAGACGGAAACACCCACTACAGACCCTGCTGCCCCGGCGCCCGCAGCTCCCCAGACAGCGCAGGCCGGTGTGGGCAAAGCAATACCAGTTGCCGAATACTACGAGGGCGGCCAAGAAGCTATGTACGCCTTTATCGAAAACGAGCTCAAGTATCCGATCCTGGCGAAACGCAACCGCATTCAGGGCACTTGCATTGTGAGCTTTACGCTCAACACCGACGGCACAATGTCGGGCATTAAACTGGTGAAGAACATTGGCGGCGGTTGTGGCGAAGAAGCGCTGCGTGTAGTGCGCCTTCTCAAATTCAAGAAGCCCGATTACGCCATCCTGACCAGCCTACCAGTGCCGTTTAAGCTCTAA
- a CDS encoding DUF5606 family protein — MPYDLKEIAAISGMPGLYRLVRPTRAGVIVESLDERAARSVASARNKVSLLQEISIYTQDYDQTVPLTEAFDRVYQKYGTELPVNSKSDDRDLVAFMEETIPDYDRQRVYMSDIKKLVTWYKAVSSNLEYQAADNDSQVSDNEPDIESTQQDIPAADEALSTAGIISAEEESSAPVNPEAATKEAVSSTSKGAKK; from the coding sequence ATGCCTTACGACCTGAAGGAAATAGCCGCCATTAGCGGTATGCCCGGTCTTTACCGCTTGGTGCGCCCCACACGCGCCGGTGTGATTGTAGAATCGCTCGACGAGCGGGCGGCCCGCTCGGTAGCTTCGGCCCGCAACAAGGTTTCCCTTCTGCAGGAAATCTCGATTTATACTCAGGATTACGACCAAACGGTGCCGCTGACAGAGGCTTTCGACCGCGTCTATCAGAAGTACGGCACTGAGCTGCCCGTCAACAGCAAATCGGATGACCGTGATCTGGTGGCGTTTATGGAAGAAACCATTCCGGACTACGACCGCCAGCGCGTGTACATGTCCGACATCAAAAAGCTGGTGACGTGGTACAAGGCCGTCAGCAGTAACTTAGAGTATCAAGCTGCTGACAATGATTCACAAGTATCTGATAATGAACCGGATATAGAATCAACCCAACAAGATATACCTGCTGCCGACGAAGCCTTGAGCACGGCCGGTATCATTTCGGCCGAGGAAGAAAGCTCCGCTCCTGTCAATCCGGAGGCCGCGACCAAGGAGGCAGTTTCATCAACTAGTAAGGGCGCCAAGAAATAG
- the fbp gene encoding class 1 fructose-bisphosphatase has protein sequence MDHNKLALPVGTTLDRFIMRKQEDFPYATGELSQLLRDIALAAKIVNREINRSGLIDIAGAYGNRNVQGEDVQKLDVIANIRFIRALRNGGEVCTIISEEEQEMIQTGNHQGKYVVAIDPLDGSSNIDVNVSIGTIFSIYRRVSPTGSEGTEQDCLQPGTHQVAAGYVIYGSSTMLVYTTGNGVNGFTYEPSLGEFFLSHPNITIPKTGSIYSINEGISESFTPATAAFVKHCKDQNYSARYIGSLVADFHRNLLKGGIYMYPATKKSPEGKLRLMYECNTLAFIVEQAGGKSSNGQIRTMEIEPKGLHDRCPFFIGSTELVEKAEEFMASEFSNSSAPAV, from the coding sequence ATGGACCACAACAAACTGGCTCTTCCCGTTGGCACTACCCTGGATCGCTTCATCATGCGCAAGCAAGAAGACTTCCCGTACGCTACCGGGGAGCTTTCGCAATTGCTGCGTGATATCGCGCTGGCTGCCAAAATTGTAAACCGCGAAATCAACCGTTCCGGGCTTATCGATATTGCTGGAGCGTACGGCAACCGCAATGTGCAAGGAGAGGACGTGCAAAAGTTGGATGTAATTGCTAACATTCGCTTTATCAGAGCGTTACGCAACGGAGGGGAAGTCTGCACCATCATTTCCGAAGAAGAGCAGGAAATGATTCAGACGGGCAACCACCAAGGCAAGTACGTGGTGGCCATCGACCCCTTGGATGGCTCGTCTAACATTGATGTGAACGTCAGCATCGGTACCATTTTCAGCATTTATCGCCGGGTATCGCCAACGGGCAGTGAGGGTACGGAGCAGGATTGCCTGCAGCCGGGTACCCATCAAGTAGCGGCCGGCTATGTGATTTACGGCTCGAGCACCATGCTGGTGTATACTACCGGAAACGGCGTAAACGGCTTCACGTACGAGCCGTCGCTGGGCGAATTTTTCCTGTCGCACCCCAACATCACCATTCCTAAAACGGGCTCGATTTATTCCATCAACGAAGGCATTTCGGAGTCTTTCACACCCGCTACGGCAGCCTTTGTAAAACACTGCAAAGACCAGAATTACTCGGCTCGCTATATCGGCTCGTTAGTAGCTGATTTTCACCGCAATCTGCTCAAAGGCGGTATTTATATGTATCCTGCTACCAAAAAGTCGCCGGAAGGCAAGCTGCGCCTCATGTACGAGTGCAACACGTTGGCTTTTATCGTGGAACAAGCCGGTGGCAAGTCCAGTAACGGGCAGATCCGCACGATGGAAATTGAGCCCAAAGGCCTGCACGACCGCTGCCCGTTCTTCATTGGCTCGACGGAGTTGGTAGAGAAGGCTGAAGAGTTTATGGCCAGCGAGTTTTCTAATTCTTCCGCTCCGGCGGTTTAG
- a CDS encoding aspartate kinase: MQRPHAIHVYKFGGASVKDAGAITNLIRIVREYGRDTQLLIVVSAMGKTTNALEELFHLAHSGQEYAPQLAALRDFHLGVAAELLPHDWQNAEPNPLGSLLEQLGDRLATLTPGDYDRQYDQVVSFGELLATVIVAKALGAHWLDCRPLLRTDHTWREGRMDWPTTERNVRAAVPPLLQHGPVVTQGFLGGTASGQTTTLGREGSDFTAAIFAYCLHAEAVTIWKDVAGLLNADPKFFADTVRYPEISYQETIEMAYYGASVIHPKTIKPLAVKQIPLYVKSFLDPAAEGTRIGDCRHALLAPAFIRKTGQCLISFESKDLTFISEENLEVIFGALAQVRLKIHLMQNSAISFSVCTDFSAYRLEKLLTLLRDQFTIHYNTGLELYTIKNYDAPSIRRLTDGRELLLEQRTRQTFQFICRGSANEYIK, from the coding sequence ATGCAGAGACCGCATGCGATACACGTTTACAAATTTGGGGGCGCTTCGGTAAAGGACGCCGGAGCCATCACAAACCTCATCCGCATAGTGCGCGAGTACGGCCGCGACACGCAATTGCTGATCGTGGTTTCGGCGATGGGCAAAACGACTAATGCGCTCGAAGAACTCTTTCACTTGGCACATTCTGGGCAGGAGTATGCACCTCAGCTCGCGGCCCTGCGCGATTTTCATCTGGGCGTAGCCGCCGAGCTTCTTCCCCACGATTGGCAAAACGCCGAACCAAATCCGCTGGGAAGTCTGCTCGAGCAACTCGGCGACCGCCTAGCAACCCTTACGCCCGGCGACTACGATCGGCAATACGATCAGGTCGTGAGCTTTGGAGAATTGCTGGCTACTGTAATTGTCGCTAAGGCCTTAGGTGCGCATTGGTTGGATTGCCGACCCCTGCTGCGCACCGACCATACGTGGCGGGAAGGCCGTATGGACTGGCCGACTACCGAGCGCAACGTGCGCGCTGCGGTCCCGCCGCTTTTGCAGCACGGGCCAGTCGTGACGCAAGGTTTTTTGGGCGGCACGGCCAGCGGCCAGACTACGACTTTGGGCCGTGAAGGCTCGGATTTCACGGCCGCCATCTTTGCCTACTGCCTGCACGCCGAAGCCGTAACGATCTGGAAAGACGTAGCCGGTCTGCTCAATGCCGATCCCAAGTTCTTTGCTGACACGGTGCGCTACCCCGAAATCAGCTACCAAGAAACCATCGAGATGGCCTATTATGGCGCCTCTGTGATTCACCCCAAGACGATCAAACCGCTGGCCGTCAAGCAGATTCCGCTGTATGTAAAGTCGTTTCTGGATCCGGCGGCGGAAGGCACCCGCATCGGCGACTGCCGCCATGCGCTGCTCGCCCCGGCATTTATCCGCAAGACCGGTCAATGCCTGATCTCCTTCGAATCGAAGGATTTGACGTTCATCTCGGAGGAAAACCTAGAGGTGATCTTTGGGGCGCTGGCGCAGGTGCGGCTCAAAATCCATTTGATGCAAAATTCGGCCATCTCCTTTTCCGTGTGCACCGATTTTTCGGCGTATCGGCTGGAAAAGCTGCTGACGCTCCTCCGCGACCAGTTTACCATTCACTACAACACGGGTCTTGAGCTGTATACCATCAAGAATTACGATGCGCCCAGCATCCGCCGCCTCACCGACGGGCGCGAGCTGTTGCTGGAGCAGCGCACGCGCCAGACATTTCAGTTCATCTGCCGAGGCAGCGCCAATGAATACATTAAATAG
- a CDS encoding enoyl-CoA hydratase-related protein has protein sequence MEFITVTPNARPQVALIQLNRPKELNALNLQLMLEIRDALRELDDNDKVRVIVLTGNERAFAAGADIKQMAGRTAIDMLIVDQFSTWDQIRKTRKPLIAAVSGFALGGGCELAMTCDMIVASETAQFGQPEIRIGTMPGAGGTQRLTRAVGKARAMEMVLTGRPISAHEAERHGLVNRVVPVGQYLEEAFRLAASIAEMSPVAARLAKESVNRAFETHLDEGLHFERKNFYLTFASEDQKEGMAAFVEKRKPEFKGR, from the coding sequence ATGGAATTCATCACTGTTACGCCCAACGCCCGCCCGCAGGTAGCCCTTATTCAGCTAAACCGCCCGAAAGAGCTCAACGCGCTGAACCTGCAATTGATGCTGGAAATCCGCGATGCCCTGCGCGAACTCGACGACAACGACAAGGTGCGCGTAATCGTGCTTACCGGCAACGAGCGGGCCTTTGCTGCCGGCGCCGACATCAAGCAAATGGCCGGGCGCACGGCCATCGACATGCTCATTGTCGATCAGTTTAGCACTTGGGATCAGATTCGCAAGACGCGCAAGCCCCTGATTGCGGCCGTATCGGGTTTCGCGCTGGGCGGGGGCTGCGAATTGGCCATGACCTGCGACATGATTGTAGCCTCGGAAACCGCCCAATTTGGCCAACCCGAGATTCGCATTGGCACCATGCCGGGGGCCGGCGGCACGCAGCGCCTGACGCGGGCGGTGGGCAAGGCACGCGCCATGGAAATGGTACTCACGGGCCGACCTATTTCGGCGCACGAAGCTGAGCGTCATGGCCTTGTAAATCGGGTGGTACCAGTAGGCCAGTATTTGGAAGAAGCTTTCCGATTGGCGGCCAGCATCGCCGAAATGTCGCCGGTGGCAGCGCGGCTCGCAAAAGAATCGGTGAATCGGGCGTTCGAAACCCATCTCGACGAAGGCCTGCACTTTGAGCGCAAAAACTTCTATCTCACGTTTGCTTCCGAAGACCAGAAGGAAGGCATGGCGGCTTTCGTGGAGAAGCGCAAGCCAGAATTTAAAGGCCGATAA
- a CDS encoding Fur family transcriptional regulator, whose product MSPSSDQFLSQPDRAQLRSRLAQAGLRATQQRIVILESLLVLPGHPTAEQVHRRVVLETPTISLGTIYKALDSFVASGLIKRVAAAEGASRRYDADCSAHHHLYCTDTQEIIDYCNPQLDLLIQEFFAARGFQNFQPRAFSLHITGEKVDAAQEIKPL is encoded by the coding sequence GTGTCCCCTTCTTCTGATCAGTTTCTTTCGCAGCCGGACCGCGCTCAGCTGCGCTCCCGGCTGGCCCAGGCGGGGTTACGAGCTACGCAGCAGCGCATTGTGATTCTGGAAAGCCTGCTGGTATTGCCCGGCCACCCCACGGCCGAGCAGGTGCATCGGCGTGTGGTATTGGAAACGCCTACAATTTCGCTGGGTACTATCTACAAAGCGCTCGATTCGTTTGTGGCTTCCGGCCTAATCAAGCGCGTGGCGGCTGCCGAAGGTGCCAGTCGCCGCTACGACGCCGACTGCTCGGCGCACCACCATTTGTATTGCACTGACACACAAGAGATTATTGACTACTGCAATCCGCAGCTTGATCTTCTCATTCAGGAGTTTTTTGCGGCTCGCGGCTTCCAGAATTTCCAGCCCCGCGCTTTTTCCCTGCACATCACGGGCGAGAAAGTAGATGCCGCGCAGGAGATAAAACCGCTGTAA
- a CDS encoding peroxiredoxin — MAVLVGKRAPSFKATAVIDGEFEEDFSLDRYLGKKHVIFYFYPADFTFVCPTEIIAFQDQLAQFEAKGVAVVGCSTDTHFSHFAWLQTPRDNGGIQGVTYPLVADATKTIAANYDVLGGHYDYNEQGEMVFVGSPLAYRGLFLIDRDGIVRHQLVNDGPLGRSIDEALRMVDALQHFEVKGEVCPADWEEGKEAMSATREGVANYLGKRDSH, encoded by the coding sequence ATGGCAGTTCTCGTTGGCAAACGTGCTCCTTCTTTCAAGGCTACGGCGGTAATCGATGGCGAATTCGAAGAAGATTTCTCCCTCGACCGTTACTTGGGCAAGAAGCACGTGATTTTTTACTTCTACCCCGCCGACTTCACCTTCGTGTGCCCTACCGAAATCATTGCTTTTCAGGATCAGCTCGCGCAGTTTGAAGCCAAAGGCGTTGCCGTAGTGGGCTGCTCGACCGACACGCATTTCTCGCACTTTGCTTGGTTGCAAACGCCCCGCGACAACGGTGGCATTCAGGGAGTTACTTATCCGTTGGTAGCCGATGCTACCAAAACCATCGCGGCCAATTACGACGTGCTGGGTGGTCATTACGACTACAACGAGCAAGGCGAAATGGTATTCGTAGGTTCGCCCCTCGCCTACCGCGGCTTGTTCCTGATCGACCGTGACGGCATCGTGCGTCACCAGTTGGTAAACGACGGGCCGCTGGGCCGCTCTATCGACGAGGCCCTGCGCATGGTGGACGCTCTGCAACACTTCGAGGTGAAAGGCGAAGTATGCCCCGCCGACTGGGAAGAAGGCAAAGAGGCCATGTCGGCTACCCGTGAGGGCGTAGCCAACTACCTCGGCAAGCGCGATTCGCACTAA
- a CDS encoding 3-deoxy-D-manno-octulosonic acid transferase has translation MPKAAQWTAGRRGLLTHIRQTLQPDAAPRVWFHCASLGEFEQGRPLMEAFAQQYPTHKIVLTFFSPSGYEVRKNWPGAAYVFYLPLDTAANARAFVEAVQPQLAVFVKYEFWYHFLTVLNQRRIPTICVSAIFRPQQAFFKPWGGFFRQILGRFTHIFTQNEASVQLLHSVEVTQASIAGDTRFDTVVATAAGPPKLLPLLEAFVASDTAHKRPVLVVGSSWPEDISVLAPALQRLMSDATTSGLRVIVAPHELHESGLQQIEAVLPGQTVRYSRATPATAASARLLLIDSIGLLRDLYRYGSFAYIGGAFGKGLHNTLEAAAFGLPLVFGPRYAKFQEAIDLITLGGAHSVTDSAQLETVLRSWLRADQPREAESVTNRQYVIDHAGATPKIMTALSQWFHPEAVNS, from the coding sequence GTGCCAAAAGCCGCACAATGGACGGCTGGCCGACGCGGATTATTAACGCACATTCGGCAAACGCTGCAACCAGATGCCGCGCCGCGGGTGTGGTTTCACTGCGCCTCCTTGGGCGAATTTGAGCAGGGCCGCCCGCTGATGGAAGCGTTTGCGCAACAATACCCGACGCACAAAATAGTGCTGACGTTCTTCTCGCCTTCTGGCTACGAAGTGCGCAAAAACTGGCCGGGTGCGGCCTATGTCTTTTACCTGCCCCTCGACACGGCTGCCAATGCCCGCGCTTTCGTCGAAGCGGTGCAGCCACAGCTAGCGGTGTTTGTGAAATACGAGTTCTGGTATCATTTCCTGACTGTCCTTAACCAACGCCGCATTCCTACTATCTGCGTTTCAGCCATTTTTCGGCCGCAGCAAGCGTTTTTCAAACCCTGGGGTGGCTTTTTCCGGCAGATTTTGGGGCGGTTCACGCATATTTTCACCCAAAATGAAGCTTCCGTGCAACTCCTTCATTCAGTGGAAGTTACACAAGCCAGCATCGCCGGCGACACGCGCTTTGATACAGTAGTAGCCACCGCCGCTGGGCCGCCTAAGTTGCTGCCGTTGTTGGAAGCTTTTGTGGCCAGCGATACGGCCCACAAGCGGCCTGTGCTGGTGGTGGGCAGCAGTTGGCCAGAGGACATTTCCGTATTAGCACCTGCGCTTCAACGGCTTATGTCAGACGCGACAACTTCCGGCCTGCGCGTAATCGTGGCCCCCCACGAACTGCACGAATCCGGCTTGCAGCAGATTGAAGCCGTGCTGCCGGGCCAAACGGTGCGCTACTCGCGAGCGACGCCCGCGACGGCGGCCAGCGCCCGGCTATTGCTCATCGATTCCATTGGGCTGCTGCGCGACCTATATCGCTATGGCTCTTTTGCTTACATCGGCGGCGCGTTTGGCAAGGGCCTGCACAACACGCTCGAAGCAGCAGCGTTTGGGTTGCCGCTGGTGTTTGGGCCGCGCTATGCAAAATTTCAGGAAGCCATTGACCTAATTACCCTGGGCGGAGCACACTCAGTAACCGACAGCGCGCAATTGGAAACCGTTTTGCGAAGCTGGCTTCGGGCTGACCAACCGCGTGAAGCGGAAAGCGTTACTAATCGCCAATACGTTATCGATCATGCTGGCGCCACTCCGAAAATAATGACAGCGCTATCGCAATGGTTTCATCCCGAAGCAGTTAACTCATGA